TTCCGTATACTGTGATATGACGTCAGTTCCGGCGCAGACGGTGTTCAAACATGACTTTAATGCTAGAGAGCATGTGGGATATGCCGTCGGAGGCTGTAAGTAATAATTTCAATGTAGAATTTTTAGGATAAAATTTTtcatatctaaaataaaaattcatcttttgaaatttgagttatatatctgtaaaaaatgaaaatatcgaTCAAGTGTACTTTTTAAAAGGCACATGTTATGCAATTCCTATTTTCATTACAACCACCAGTTGTCATTATTGCATAATTGCTTCCATCAAAGTTGTGAGTTatataattattgaaatttaattaagaGTGTAAACGTTCCATGCAGTGATTATGCAATTATAAAGTGTAATTGGTTTGCTTGCATTTAACCATTATGATGCGTTAACGCATAGCCCGAAAAAATCTGCAGAACAATTGCACTTCATAAAACAATGACCACAGAAAAGGTAGAGCTCTCTGTAATATTCTTCCAATGTTACTTtaaaagaaagtgagcgcacaagattgtaagattgcaggaatcctcgacacgaatcaattgggatttaaatgtctataacctcgaaaggctatgtacaggtttcaacaaaaacatgttatgttgagagtcgaagtacatggctattccggttattaaaaaaactcacaaagctttcaaaaaatggcaatgagaggtaaaccgataactagttggaaatgttaatgcaaacatatttaaatgaagttgtattgtgtatatcctaaaaaactagtaataagaaagaattttttttatagtgttcatagagcagatctagaaatcaataacaacaaattaaaatataccggtataattcaacatcatgttataataacaaacatttaaaacaaaaaagtttaattttttttaaaaaagaccgccagttggatttgaacccaaaacactgaatgtttgtattcactaatccaggacgaaaccactgagccatgcgagacttgtcaatataagctctataaagtactgtttgaaacaacactgtcatatcaatggactgtttttatccttcaaaaaataatttgaaaaagtacataattagtcatctctgggtcatttctccatctttttttaaaaagcggcatttttaatgttgaaatatgttatctttacacgtttcaaatttgtggagagaagacccagagacaacaaaatcatttaaaaacagttgtaaataagtaggattttgcatgaattgcatcgtgttgctatatttagacccatattataataaaaccttttgcatttcaaatattttcccactcattccacatccaacagaaaccaaataacggttataattcgaaaaatattcaaaattaattgatgaaattttcactctccttgtgcgctcagattcctgccgaatgtacatcttaagcgcccacattcTTTGTCTAATGACagtgacatacatgtacccaTTAGGAACTAGACAATATATCTCAGTCTGAGTACAATAATacttatttcattgttttgaaatgctgccatttaaaattaaaaaaaaaacggaagCAAAAACGCACGGTACCAAACTTGCTGACTTGTACACGTTAACTTCATTATACAGTTTAATTATTGACATGTATTGATAAATTCAATGCTCAAGTAGGTGAATCATATTGTTGGAAAGTTTTTTATCATTCTGTTGTTAGGGTATGCTGATGTCAAGCCGGTATATTCCTTGACAATGCAGAACATAGAGAGCGCCATTTTATTGACGTCAAGCTGCCAGCAGTACATAAAATATGAGTGTAACAGTTCTAAACTCCTCTTACAAAGTAAGTGTGAATTAtgatgaagagagagagagagaaggagagagagagagagagagagagagagagagagagagagagagagagagagagaattacaAATATGGTCATAGGTCGATTTGCTTCCATTTGTAGGGACTTATTCGAAGTGGGAATCACGTGACTCAGTCAAACGCTACCACTGGGGTGATGCAAATCAGCAGTCTGGTTACTGCGCATGCGGACTAACTGGAACATGTGCAGACCCCGCCAAAAAGTGCAACTGTTTGATTGAAGATGACACCCTGAGGGAAGACAGTGGGTACCTCACGGACAGCAGTCTACTTCCGGTGACGAGGGTGGTCATTAGAATGTCGTCCTTCTCGTCTGACGGATACCTTACCATAGGGCCAATGACTTGCGTAGACGGTAATACTCAGACTCGTAGCAAAAGGGCCAGGGGGTGGGATGGGAACTGTCCCTACACTTTATTGAACAAACTGTCCATTTTCtgtatttgttaacaaaaaataaatattagaaTAAACGTTCAAACCAATTTCCACTTTGGAAAACGATGCTACGTTCTACGACGATGTCATATAATAAAGACTTGCATCATTATCACAGTACACTTATTGTATTGAACATCCAAAAATGAAACAACTACtaaaatagaaagaaaaaattatataaattaaccATGTATTTAATCTACAGTGGACCCAAGAAGTTTCATAGAGACACCAGAAGGAATCACTACTGCCTTCACCTGCTCAGTTCTCTTTCTCATATTTCTATTCATGGTGGTGTATGCCTGTTACAAAAAGTGCCCGTGCAAGAAATGCGGAAAAAGTCGCAAACAGCGCACCGACAAGTAAGTCCATTTCCTTAATGTTAATGAAATAGACAACCGAATATATAATGTTTTGTGCAAGAACAGACGAACAGGTTTAACAATTCCTGAAACatctatatttgtatatttttaggaaatttttttctccaattacaaattacaatgCAATTACCAATTACAATGCAAAATCGTGAAAAAGATTACCTATTTATCCTATGAACAGATATAAAATAGATGAAACAGTAGATAATCAATAAAAAGTGTATGCATATTTACTATTTAGTTAAAAAACATCTATGAATAAAATCGTTCATTAATTTGAAAGAGATATTTAAAACGGGTTTTGCCTATccattaatgttaaaaattcttAAACAAATAATACATGACGTGCGATGTAGttaaatttgatgaaatcaaataatatatcTTCATAGTTATATTTTAAGTGCTTCCGAACGATTAGATTGGTGCGGAAACATGACATAACTGTTTTAATACATTCTTAATTTAGGTCAACCACGAAATCACATCCTGCAGAAAAGCCAACAGTCGAAGCTACAATTGTGCCTGAATCCAATAATTCCATCCCCACGTCTTCGTCAATGGAGGAATTACCCAGGGGTCCTCTTCACGCGATTATGCCGCCAAGCTATACAGTGCACAATTTCCCACTGCAAAATTACAAACCAGGCGAACTTTCGAGACTTCTCGGTGCTCAAAGTGCGGCCGATCTCGTTCACCTTCGAATGGAATTGAACGCGCGACCTTTTCCGCAAAGGTATGCTCAAATTTCAGAGAAACCAAAGACAGAGGCATCTCCAGCAGACGATCAAAAGATGGAGCAGAAACACGAATACAACTGGAATGTTAATAGCGTTTTTCTTGTCAAGTCGCTCATTGCACGAGAGCAAGCAGCGCGACAGACGAGTGGCAAAAGTCAATTGCAGCACAGTACAGCAAGCGAAACAAGAGGTCGAGGCGATACCGCAAGAGGTAACCAATCAAATCGCCTGGCCATTAGCAACAGCGCATCAAACGCCAGCAACATGACTGGCAGACACTTAGGTGTAAGCCTTAGTAACATTGAAGATTTTCATGTCAGTGAAAATTCAGTGAACCACCAAGACGAAACCCCGGATGTTGGAGCAAACAACGAGCGTAACACTCCATCTAATGCTCCGTCGAATTCCAATCAAATCAACTACACTAACATTCAAATGGTAAAAGATATTATTGCGCAggagaaaatggaaaaaatcgCACAGAATAATGCTGATTCTAACCAATCAAAAGGAAACGGTCTTGAAGAAACAAAAACTATTGACCAATCAAATAGCAGCTTTGATCAGCAACGCGATGTTCCATACTCAGAGTATAATGGAGATTGGGACTAATATTGGCAATAGTTATATCTGCCACCAATAAAACATTGAACAAATCAGAATTATTTCCATTTTACTTGttacaatgaagaaaaatagaaattgtaaagcACATTGAATTCaaaggataaaaaataaaagtgtcTGTACGCCTCGCTATTCAATTGCTGTACAAGTCTTATGCAATAGATAAATTCTCAAAATACACGACTGGTAAATATATCTCGcccatattacatgtacatgtatctctataTCAGTGAGTGTGTCCCTGATTGGAGATATTAAGGTGCCAATGCATTTACACCTTCCTCCGCAAATATATACTTTCAAAGAGAAACCATCCACAATTTGAATTGTATCAAATCCAGACAGTGCTATTtaagataaaataatattaataaatcacttaatttaCTGTTCACAACTCTACCGATTCCACTCCAAAGATTGTAAATATTGAAGAtgtactagactttgacccgtgcgtgcacgggttgacatcgtatatgatatcggacatttacgaaatagatacatcgacacaccgtattgttccCATTTACATAataagctttaagcctacaattattataatgcttttaatttcactacactctgcttagttagaataatgtgtgtctcgggacaggcctaaaccacagttaaaatgcctcccatatactcgtaatgtagcaaaaaattgcagaatcgatccgaaacgattttggagaaaattaatgaagctacattgaaaatgtaacagtcaaattattcataataaaccatTTTGAAACTGTAAATACCTCTCATCCAAAAATTTGATTCATATTaaagaagaattcaacactttctcCTGCAACGTTTTTCACTCACTTCgagttgacattcggaactatCGGGAGTTTTCGTATttaatgcactgagttagagttatatCCCGtttttcctttgatgaacagaatatatatatgacaaatgtgcaatgaaaatttacacgtatttgtaatatcgtttttgagtttatccatgcaaatgtttCCACAAtggaaacaaaaactaaagagcctccagtgttttagcgtgaatgtaatgcgcatgcgcaagattgtaaaatccgaaaaatccatatgatttccggattttttaaaggaattttcgttgattattaaatagcgaagcttgattgagaaaaaattaaaacaaattggtaatcttctagtgctaataatgtttaaaatgtataaaacaaatgacagtactcttccgatttctcggtattaaagctaaaaaattcgaatctattattttaatatagtagtatagattatCAACTGAGCCAAGGATCATATCCATTGGTTACAAACTTCTAGTGCCCAATCTTTCTCAGCACCAAATGCTGTGTTCTAGCCGAGTTTAAGGTCACTGGATAACATTGTCTCTAGGATGTGGTGCATCTCTCCTCTCTGTTTCTTGAAGTTGTCAATGGCCGTTGGTCTGGCATCTTCCCACCCATATAGATCTCTACAAAAAGAGAGAACAAAAGATAAAAGATagaaatactgtatacaggggtATTTTTCGGTTCGTgtaattttcatcaattttcacCTATAAAGTGTTCGGACTAATCGCATACGTCCCTGCTCATTGACAAAGTCTAGGACTTTAGGGATGGACTCCTTCCATTGAGCCTTAATACATAGTCTCAGCCACCTGGGTAATACATTATGAAGTGTTATCAAATTTGATTGCAGTTAGAAGTAATTTCTATCAGAAATTAATTTTCCTGTTGAATGGAAAAATTCAGTTCATCATTTATTTCTAATGAGTCtataaaaaaacaagaggccaattggccttaacggtcacctgagtagcatataacccatacacaaacttgtcgaggagtctcatatatgcatttaattaattagatttCATTCtggaatagaaaaattataaatttgtaatgacgaccacctccctgcctgaaatctttcaaaaagaactatgaaacctataattttgacgaaaaacttaaagatctggtctacaaaatcctttcaggtgtgtgggaggaAAGAAGATAAttgtttaacattatatgcattaacacctaaaCATTCATTTTGGCCCTCCCCTAGAgtaaaacccatactccagggaaaataaaaatttaaatggtaaacataattatcagTCAGTTATTAATTCAGATGAGTGAAAATAgagaagaaaaattttaaacattatatacattaacactttattgccatattgcccccccccccccccccccaccacctcatgtcctgaacccctgactcaggggccatgaatttcacaatttaggtagaggagttagtggacatcataaccatttattcagttttttgcccacatgtgtgagagtagagaagaagatttttaaaagatttaatacatttttactatatggccatattggcccctccctagagcctgaaccccttaCAAAGGGGTcaagaattttacaattttggtagagggcttcatggacattataactaggcatttagtttttaacaaatgtgtattgaagtagagaagaagattttctaagatttaatacatttttactatatggccaaattggtcccaccctagagcctgaaccccttaccatgaatttcacagttttggtagagggcttcatggacattataaccaggcatttagtttttaacaaatatatatgggagtagagaaggagattttctaagatttaatacatttttaccgtatggccatattggccccaccctagagcctgaacccctgacccaggggtcatgaatttcacaatttgggTAGAggcttcatgaacatcataatc
This genomic window from Crassostrea angulata isolate pt1a10 chromosome 8, ASM2561291v2, whole genome shotgun sequence contains:
- the LOC128159387 gene encoding uncharacterized protein LOC128159387, which encodes MLNYIVTLLWILRAITATTRRNCEDWRLHGYTKSATFNVEPKQDGIVFSVYCDMTSVPAQTVFKHDFNAREHVGYAVGGWYADVKPVYSLTMQNIESAILLTSSCQQYIKYECNSSKLLLQRTYSKWESRDSVKRYHWGDANQQSGYCACGLTGTCADPAKKCNCLIEDDTLREDSGYLTDSSLLPVTRVVIRMSSFSSDGYLTIGPMTCVDVDPRSFIETPEGITTAFTCSVLFLIFLFMVVYACYKKCPCKKCGKSRKQRTDKSTTKSHPAEKPTVEATIVPESNNSIPTSSSMEELPRGPLHAIMPPSYTVHNFPLQNYKPGELSRLLGAQSAADLVHLRMELNARPFPQRYAQISEKPKTEASPADDQKMEQKHEYNWNVNSVFLVKSLIAREQAARQTSGKSQLQHSTASETRGRGDTARGNQSNRLAISNSASNASNMTGRHLGVSLSNIEDFHVSENSVNHQDETPDVGANNERNTPSNAPSNSNQINYTNIQMVKDIIAQEKMEKIAQNNADSNQSKGNGLEETKTIDQSNSSFDQQRDVPYSEYNGDWD